In a single window of the Pseudoxanthomonas sp. F37 genome:
- a CDS encoding HNH endonuclease, translated as MITCIYCPPEAPARFPIGKGSLEHVILAALGGRKGTRNLCCSDCNARLGSEIDDVLANTLAPLGNLFDIKRDRKGTAPTLTTDQRLDGAALEVAPGGKFQLRKATIEESATEDGRIILRGRANSMEQADRLRANYSQKFDGPIEAETEYELISTPAPELNFHLSFESPAKRCATKMLLSQLATCVNPERIRSGAFHEAIGYIVGRHELGYRVEPWLNMQVPEVPSEFRFGHIALVAASAETKKVVGVLTLYGTFQVTAVLSDAWSGPSVGSRYCIDPCTGKNRTEKFDPEPYVQTHPLSGRPDDAVFKAAMDEMLEEVLRRQHTARFLEAIRQVRESLPSDATAEQINQALAIASQRLTFEILRLPFRETLSKTSP; from the coding sequence ATGATTACCTGCATCTACTGCCCGCCAGAGGCGCCAGCGCGCTTTCCAATTGGCAAAGGTTCACTCGAACACGTCATTCTGGCAGCCTTGGGCGGGCGAAAGGGAACCCGCAATCTATGCTGCAGCGACTGCAATGCGCGGCTGGGCAGTGAGATCGATGACGTCCTAGCAAACACCCTTGCCCCGTTAGGCAATCTTTTCGACATCAAGCGTGACCGGAAGGGCACAGCACCTACACTCACCACGGACCAGAGACTGGACGGGGCGGCATTGGAAGTGGCGCCGGGCGGAAAGTTCCAGCTCAGGAAGGCGACCATCGAGGAAAGCGCCACCGAAGATGGCCGCATCATCCTTCGGGGTCGCGCCAATTCCATGGAGCAGGCTGATCGCTTGCGGGCCAACTATTCTCAAAAGTTCGACGGACCCATAGAAGCGGAAACCGAGTACGAGCTCATCTCCACACCCGCACCGGAGTTGAACTTCCACTTGTCGTTCGAGAGTCCGGCCAAGCGCTGTGCTACAAAGATGTTGTTGAGCCAGCTTGCGACTTGCGTCAATCCCGAACGGATCCGCTCAGGCGCCTTTCATGAGGCGATCGGCTACATCGTGGGACGGCACGAGCTCGGCTACCGCGTCGAGCCATGGCTGAATATGCAGGTGCCCGAGGTCCCGTCCGAATTCCGCTTTGGCCATATCGCCCTGGTGGCGGCCAGTGCAGAAACCAAGAAAGTTGTCGGTGTGTTGACCCTGTATGGAACCTTCCAAGTGACTGCGGTTTTATCCGACGCTTGGTCAGGACCCTCGGTCGGAAGTAGATACTGCATCGATCCGTGCACGGGCAAAAATCGGACCGAGAAGTTTGATCCGGAACCTTACGTGCAAACACATCCGCTGAGTGGAAGACCTGATGATGCGGTATTCAAAGCGGCAATGGATGAGATGTTAGAAGAAGTGCTGCGCCGACAACACACAGCGCGGTTTCTCGAGGCGATCCGACAGGTTCGTGAGAGCCTCCCGTCCGATGCCACGGCGGAACAAATAAATCAGGCTCTGGCCATAGCTAGTCAACGCCTTACCTTCGAGATACTGCGCCTACCGTTCCGCGAGACCCTTTCAAAGACCTCCCCATAG
- a CDS encoding ATP-binding protein, with protein MAFKISARTILQLGAELISSDAVALYELIKNSIDARSRNGVSITFAIVIRESDYSQAIALAEKPGTDAQRVESVRAALLNAVLATAPEENLRRFRAAINKPANLEDLLKAAKDAYRACNTITVSDTGEGMTLEDLSDIYLSIGTTSRAKHVKRAQERGETISPYLGEKGVGRLSVMRLGRKVRIETGTEHDKRINLLEIDWQLFEEAYDKPASSVIIEPTVDGPKAKGEQFTRIIISDLRSSWSVAALEKIAATQIARMLDPFSWDGRRFPIRLSFNGQEIEKMRTVSGDLLSQSHARCIGKFSVDKEGIPSLKIEMESSLYEGPKTLQQFDRTDLYSMAGLKDLGLPPTVLSRLGEFSFDLYWFNRQRLRALPNVGDRNEVRLLVNAWAGICLFRDGYRVLPYGDEGDDWLELDRKALASGGYKLNTKQIIGRVRIGRLQNPQLVDQTNRQGLTETPEKVALAGILHDVIERWWRAYLTEATRAQKSAAAADYDSHKEVSTVDSLERRAKTSLRSIQREFTGDTSLLQEVTDAFLEIKDAHARAVAHIETVENQKERLTQLAGIGLMTEVVAHELARATEDTLKTLKSVPSRSLDASTSAALKTLSQQVGVIKKRLAALEPLSVPARQRRSLQDIAQIVAYVLDGHSAQFKRHKVNVVNHVASGQTIKAFVSEGNVVQILENLINNSIYWLDVWREEHPHVVPEIHVDMLENPPRLRYWDNGPGIPPPRVNVVFEAFFSTRPDSETRRKGLGLYIARESAEMLGGSLSLVDEGAIRDGRYNIFELELKEGR; from the coding sequence ATGGCATTCAAGATTAGCGCACGGACCATTTTGCAGCTCGGCGCAGAGCTCATATCATCGGATGCGGTCGCGCTCTACGAGCTGATCAAGAACTCTATCGACGCCCGTTCCAGGAATGGCGTCTCGATAACATTCGCCATTGTCATCCGAGAATCGGATTATAGCCAAGCCATCGCGCTCGCCGAGAAGCCTGGCACGGACGCGCAGCGCGTGGAGAGCGTTCGTGCTGCCTTGCTCAATGCCGTTCTCGCAACGGCACCCGAAGAGAACCTGAGGCGATTCCGAGCGGCGATAAACAAGCCTGCGAACCTTGAGGACCTGTTGAAGGCCGCCAAAGATGCCTACCGAGCCTGCAACACCATCACGGTGAGTGATACAGGCGAGGGCATGACGCTGGAGGACCTTAGCGACATCTACCTCTCTATTGGAACGACCAGCCGCGCCAAGCATGTCAAGCGCGCTCAAGAGCGTGGCGAGACAATATCTCCTTACTTGGGTGAAAAGGGCGTAGGTCGGCTATCCGTGATGCGCCTTGGAAGGAAGGTGAGAATCGAGACCGGCACGGAGCACGATAAGCGTATCAATCTACTCGAGATTGATTGGCAGCTGTTTGAAGAAGCGTATGACAAGCCCGCATCGTCAGTAATCATAGAACCCACCGTTGATGGGCCCAAGGCCAAGGGTGAGCAGTTCACCAGGATTATCATTTCCGACTTGCGCTCGAGCTGGTCCGTGGCGGCTCTCGAAAAGATTGCTGCCACGCAAATTGCTCGCATGCTTGATCCGTTCTCATGGGATGGCCGTAGGTTCCCGATTCGTCTGTCGTTCAATGGTCAGGAAATCGAGAAGATGCGGACCGTCTCCGGTGACCTTCTGTCACAGTCGCATGCACGCTGCATCGGTAAGTTCTCCGTAGACAAGGAGGGCATCCCAAGTCTGAAGATTGAAATGGAGAGTTCGCTTTATGAGGGGCCGAAGACCCTTCAGCAGTTCGATCGAACGGATCTCTACTCCATGGCGGGCCTCAAGGATCTGGGGCTACCGCCGACCGTCCTCTCGCGATTGGGTGAGTTTAGCTTCGACCTTTACTGGTTCAATCGACAGCGACTTCGCGCACTTCCCAACGTGGGCGACCGCAACGAAGTGCGGCTACTGGTAAACGCGTGGGCAGGCATCTGCTTGTTCCGCGATGGCTACCGTGTCCTGCCTTACGGTGACGAGGGGGATGACTGGCTTGAGCTGGATCGCAAGGCGCTTGCTTCTGGAGGCTACAAGCTAAATACCAAGCAGATCATCGGCCGTGTCCGAATTGGCCGTCTCCAGAACCCCCAGCTGGTCGACCAGACCAATCGCCAGGGGCTTACCGAAACGCCCGAGAAGGTCGCGTTGGCCGGAATTCTGCACGACGTGATCGAGCGATGGTGGCGTGCCTACCTGACAGAGGCCACACGTGCCCAGAAGAGCGCGGCAGCCGCTGACTACGACAGTCACAAAGAGGTGAGCACGGTTGACTCGCTGGAGCGCCGAGCAAAGACATCCCTGCGTTCGATCCAGCGTGAGTTCACGGGCGATACGTCTTTGCTTCAGGAAGTCACGGACGCCTTTCTCGAGATCAAGGATGCTCACGCGCGTGCGGTGGCTCACATCGAGACCGTGGAAAACCAGAAGGAAAGGCTTACTCAGCTAGCTGGTATCGGTCTTATGACGGAAGTCGTGGCACACGAGCTGGCGCGTGCCACAGAAGACACACTGAAGACGCTCAAGTCCGTGCCGTCTCGCTCCTTGGACGCTTCAACGTCTGCGGCCTTGAAAACGCTCTCGCAGCAGGTAGGGGTTATCAAAAAACGCTTGGCGGCGTTAGAGCCGCTATCAGTTCCTGCGCGCCAGCGACGTAGCCTTCAGGATATTGCTCAGATCGTTGCCTATGTCCTGGATGGACACTCGGCCCAGTTCAAACGGCACAAGGTCAACGTGGTCAACCATGTTGCCAGCGGCCAGACAATCAAGGCCTTCGTGTCGGAAGGCAATGTAGTTCAGATCCTAGAGAACCTCATCAACAACTCCATCTACTGGCTCGATGTCTGGCGGGAAGAGCACCCGCACGTCGTCCCCGAGATTCACGTTGATATGTTGGAGAATCCCCCGCGACTGCGGTACTGGGACAATGGGCCAGGCATCCCCCCGCCGCGCGTGAACGTAGTGTTCGAAGCGTTCTTCTCAACGCGACCCGATAGTGAGACACGCAGAAAGGGATTGGGCCTGTACATCGCCAGGGAGAGTGCCGAGATGCTTGGTGGCAGCCTCTCGCTTGTTGATGAGGGGGCCATCCGGGACGGAAGGTACAACATCTTTGAGTTGGAGCTTAAGGAAGGGCGTTAG
- a CDS encoding phosphoadenosine phosphosulfate reductase family protein has protein sequence MSESRHILSLSGGKDSAALALYMRDRVPNMEYIFNDTGKELPETYEYLDRIGDYLGRPVTRLNADKGFDHWYQLYGGMIPSNHRRWCTKMLKLKPFEAYVGNDTVVNYVGIRADEDRQGYISTKPNITPAYPFIEDGLVYADIVRILHQSGVGMPPYTRWGRTRSGCFFCFYQQKIEWVRLLETYPDLFDEAAQYEKEYMPTGNLFTWSNGEKLEDLRKPERIAQIKADALARSSRSGPKDNMSLADVFRAQREPVTDDGCVVCTV, from the coding sequence ATGAGCGAGTCACGCCACATCTTGAGTTTGTCAGGTGGAAAGGATAGTGCCGCGCTCGCGCTATACATGCGGGATCGTGTACCGAATATGGAATACATCTTCAACGACACGGGCAAGGAACTGCCTGAGACCTACGAATACCTGGATCGCATCGGTGACTACCTAGGCCGTCCGGTAACCAGGTTGAATGCCGACAAGGGTTTCGATCACTGGTACCAACTGTATGGAGGGATGATTCCTTCCAATCACCGGCGCTGGTGTACCAAGATGCTCAAGCTCAAGCCTTTTGAGGCCTATGTCGGCAACGATACGGTTGTGAACTATGTGGGCATTCGGGCCGATGAAGATCGCCAAGGCTACATAAGCACCAAGCCCAACATCACACCGGCCTATCCATTCATCGAAGACGGATTGGTCTACGCAGATATTGTTCGCATCCTGCATCAGTCTGGGGTAGGCATGCCGCCCTACACCCGATGGGGTCGAACACGATCAGGCTGCTTCTTCTGCTTCTATCAACAGAAAATCGAGTGGGTCCGTCTGCTGGAGACCTACCCTGACCTCTTTGATGAGGCGGCGCAGTATGAGAAGGAGTACATGCCGACCGGCAACCTGTTCACCTGGTCCAATGGCGAGAAGCTGGAGGACCTCCGCAAGCCGGAGCGAATCGCACAGATCAAGGCTGATGCGCTGGCGCGCTCGTCGCGGTCGGGCCCTAAGGACAACATGTCTTTGGCCGATGTCTTTCGGGCACAGCGAGAGCCCGTGACTGACGATGGTTGCGTTGTGTGCACGGTGTAA